The following nucleotide sequence is from Paenibacillus odorifer.
AGATGGCTCGTCTAGCCAACCTAACTACGGCTGAGGTCCAGCGTGACCGGATCGGTCTGGCTATGGACTATGCCAAGGAGCATGGGGTTACACTTGCGTTAAAAGGAGCGCATACCGTGATAGCAACTCCTGAAGGGCAAGCTTATGTAAATACCACAGGCCATCCCGGCATGGGCACTGGTGGAGCCGGTGATGTGCTAACGGGCATGATTTCCAGTCTGCTGGCTCAGGGACTTCATGCTACGCAGGCAGCAGCTTTTGGGGTATACCTGCACGGATTAGCAGGAGAGAGAGCAGCCCGTCAGCGGAATAATCCGGCGGCTATCATTGCCGGAGATATCATTGAAGCGCTTTGAATACACCTAATAAGGCTTATGACAACAGTAAACAGAGCAGTGGCAGAAACAGCGCGAATACTGGCAGCAACAGAGGGAATCTTTCCACACCAAGCTGGGTCACTCGAAGAATGAGCAGTCCCAGAATTCCACCCAGACCCCATAGCAGATACTCTGCACCTTGTTCCGCTGCCAGCCATAAACCTGCGCCGAAACCCGTGACGACGTATACAGCCAGAGGCAGGATTTGCGATTTCGAACGCAGAATATGCAGCAGTATATCCGCTACTAACGCCGCAGGCAATCCATAAGCATAAATGGCATAAGGAATCGATAGTGGCCAGCCTTCAGGGATTCCGTCGGATTGTGGAAATCCAAGCATAAGTAAGGTAACAAGGACGTAGGTTAACCCTGCACAGGCTAATTTGGTTAATGCGTACATGCCACTGCTCAGGCGGACAGAAGAGATATCATAATCGTTTATCTTATTCATTTGATATACATTCCTCTCGTGGTGTAATGCATCAGCTGGTGACCATGTCTCCACCATTGACATGAATACATGTCCCGGTAACATACGAAGAATCCGGTCCCGCTAAATAAAGATAGGCTCCTGCTAACTCATATGGCTGTGCGGCACGTTTAAAGGGTGTATCCGTCCCAAATACACTAACCTCATCTGCGGAGTAGCTGGAGGGAATTAGTGGTGTCCATACGGGTCCGGGAGCTACACTATTGACACGAATGCCAGAGTCTACGAGTGATAAGGCTAAAGAGCGGGTAAAGGATACGATCGCACCTTTAGTTGAGGAATAATCTATAAGCTCCTTATTTCCTTGATAGGCAGTAATGGACGCAGTATTGATGATGGCTGCGCCTTTTTTTAGATGTGGAAGTGCGGCTTGCGTCAGGTAAAAGAATGGAAATATATTCGTCTGAAACGTTTGGTAGAGCTGTGCTTCCGTGATATCCAAAATACTTTTTTGTGGATACTGGACGCCATGATTGTTGACGAGGATGTCCAGCTTGCCAAAAGTGCGAAGGGTATGCTCCACAGCCTTGAAGCAGTTTTCCTTATGGCGTAAATCAACTTCGATCCGCAAACAACGTTGCCCTAATTCTTCAATTCGCCGCTGAGTGACCTCTGCATCTGAAGCTTCGTATAAATAAGCTATAGCGACATCTGCGCCTTCCTTTGCAAAAGCAATGGCCGCCGCTTTACCAATCCCGCTGTCGCCTCCGGTGATGAGTGCAATTTTTCCTTTCAGCTTTCCACTGCCGGCAATCTCCGGATCTTCACTGATGGGGCGAGGATTCATTAGACTCTCTAGACCTGGCTGACGGTCTTGGTGCTGCGGGGGAAAAGCAATAGGCTGTTCCTTACATATCGTTTGTTCCCCATAGTAGGGGTAGGTGGGATTCATTTTTACATACACTCCTCCTTGCCTTCTATCTTCCGTATATTTCTATGCATGCGCCTAGAAAAGCGTGCGCTGTTATCCAGTTATACCTGTGTTTATATCCTAGTCGGAGGGGCGTTTGTCCGAGATGAATGATTGGCGAAATATAGATTATTTGAATCACGGAACTCCAGTGCAAAAAGAGGTCTATGCCCTGTTAAGAAAATTAAATATTATGAGTTTGCTGGCCGACTATAACCCGGTGCTGGTTGGCACAGTGCCGCTTGGAATTCAGGTGAAGGGCAGCGACCTGGATATTATTTGTGAGGTTCATGATTCCGTAATGTTTACGGACATTGTTAGTCGATATTTCGGAACCATGGATGATTTTACTAGTGTATCGCGTGTGGTTGATGGGGTCCCTCGAACGAAAATTAACTTTATGGCCGGGGGCTGGCCTATAGAACTGTTTGGGCAGCCGCGACCCACAGCTCTGCAGAATGGTTACTTACATATGATCATTGAAGCGGAAATTCTAGCTCAGCTGGATAATGATTTTCGCCAGCAGATCATTACAATGAAAACAAACGGGTGGAAGACCGAACCTGCCTTCGCGCAAGTGCTGGGTTTGGAAGGTGACCCTTATGAAGCGCTGCTGATGCTGGAAAAGCTTCCGCGGAGTGCTCTTTATGCTTTTTGTCATTCTATACAAGCGAGGGGATAGACATGAATTATTGAGAGATGATTTCGGATGATTATGAAGCTGCCTACCAGCTATGGGAAAATACAGAGGGAATGGGACTCAGCGAAGCAGATTCGAGGCTGGAGGTTGCGCGTTATCTGGAGCGTAATGCTGGCTTCAGCCAGATCTGCGAGAATGAAGACGGCCGGATTGTAGGAACTGCATTGTGTGGACATGATGGGCGAAGAGGTTATATGTATCATGTGGCGGTTAGTAATGACTGCCGAGGCATGGGCATCGGGCGTGAGCTTGTAAAGCGTTGTCTCGGTAATTTACATGCAGCTGGTATTGCAAAATGCCATCTGATGGTTATAGGAACCAATGAACAAGGAAGAGGATTCTGGGAAGGGATAGACTGGCAGTATAGAGGTGGAATTATGTTATACTCCCAGGATATCTTGTGATACATAAGATGCGAAATGAAGATACTATCTAAGTAAAATATCATTAGATTAGAAGTGGATATATCACAGCAAATGTAACGGTGAACTCCGACTGCCAGTGCAGTATACTATATATGAGTTTGATAATTGCCTATTTGCAGGCAGGAGGTCTTTTATGCGTTTTAAAGATGTGTTTTCAATTATTGGTCCCGCCATGGTCGGGCCTTCAAGCTCGCATACAGCCGGTGCAGCACGGATCGGAAGGGCTGCAAGGCAGGTGCTGGGTGAAGTGCCGCGTGTGGCAGAAGTGACGTTTTTTGGTTCTTTTGCAGCTACTTATCAGGGACATGGTACAGACCGGGCTATTGTCGGAGGACTTATGGATTACGCTACCGATGATCATCGGTTACCCGACTCTCTGGAGTTGGCGGCTGAAGCTGGGATGGAAGTATCTTTTGAGCAAGGAACGGGATTGTTTCCTCATCCTAACACGGTTAAACTGCATCTTATCGGACAAGAGACAGGAAGTGAGCTGACTTTAACGGGGACATCCATCGGTGGTGGAAACATTGAGATCGTCGATGTGGATGGTTTTGGAGTAAAGCTTACGGGAATGTATCCGACGGTATTGATTCATCATATGGATTATTTAGGTGTTCTGGCGAGTGTTACAGAAGTGATGCGTAACGGACAATTTAATATAGGGCATATGTCTCTTGATCGGAAGAATCGCAGCGGTGCAGCCTTAACGGTACTGGAGCTGGATGAAGCTGCTACTCCTGAGCTTATTGAAGCGCTTAAAGCGCTCACTGCGGTGAAATCGGTGAAATTGGTTAATTTAAACGAAGGTAAGCAAGATGAGAAGGGGAAGGAAAGCTTAACATGAATTTTCAAACACTTAGCCAACTGGCTGTATTATGTGAGGAACGTGGCCTCACCATTGGAGCTCTTATGCTCGAAGAGCAAAGCGCGGAATCTGGACGTTCCAGTGAACAGGAATTTGCCACTATGCGTGAGTATTATGGGGTCATGAAAGAAGCTGTTCATCGTGGGATGCATGAAGATACCACTTCGCGCAGCGGCCTTACGGGAATGGATGCCCAGCGTGTAGGAGCCTATAACGCAGCAGATGAACCATGCCTAGGTGGACCCGCTGGTCAAGCAATGGCCTATGCTTTGGCTGTATCCGAGGTTAATGCCTCAATGGGCCGAATAATTGCTACACCTACCGCAGGTTCATGCGGAATTATTCCGGGTGTATTTCTCAGCTGCCAGGAACGGTTTGGCTGGGATGATGATTATATGGTTTCCGGTTTGTTCGCTGCGGGAGCAATCGGTTATGTCATTGCCAACAATTCGTTTGTATCTGGCGCAGAGGGTGGCTGTCAGGCCGAGGTCGGATCGGCCATCGGGATGGCGGCAGGAGCTTTAACCGAACTGCGTGGAGGGACGCCTGCACAAGCAGTGCATGCTGTTGGACTGGCGCTTAAGAACACATTAGGACTGATTTGCGATCCGGTGGGAGGACTTGTAGAGATTCCTTGTATCGTTAGAAACGGATTCGGTGCAGTGACCGCGCTCGCCGCCGCCGATATGGCACTGGCTGGTGTACGTAGCGTGATCCCTTCAGATGAAGTAATCAAGGTCATGCTTGAGGTAGGCTCAGCTATGCCAGAAAAACACCGCGAGACCGCAGGTGGCGGATTAGCACAGACACCTACCGGCCGCAAGATCATGCAGGATTTACGTAAAAAGAAATAATTTTAGAGCATTTTGAAACGTTCCAACTGTTCCCATAAGCCTTCCTTCCGAAGGATTTCTGCTTGTTTGGGTCCCATAAGGTCAAAGTGGGGGAATGGGGAACGATTATGAATATATTTAGCCGGCAGTCCATTTTCCTCACACCAATAGGTTAATCTGGTTAGGTCACTACAGCCTACCTTGGTGACAGTAGTCATGCCGGGAAAACGCGGGTCTAGCCAGTAATGGGTTAAGAAGGCGATTTCTCCTGCGGAGACTGCTTTTTTCCAGCGGGTTAATTCTTCTCTGTTGATGCCGAAGGCCATTACGTCTCCTCCTTATCTAGTATAGTTGACAACATTATAACCCATTGAAAGGGGATTACATCATGAACGGACAGGTAAGAGCCGATATTCGTCCTGGGCTTGAAGTGGATATTGTGCTTAAGCAGGATCAGCCGACGGGTAAGCTAACACATGGAACGGTGAAGGATATTCTCACCAACTCACCTCGACATCCGCATGGCATCAAGGTGCGTTTAACCAGTGGACAGGTAGGACGAGTTAAAAATATTGTTGCTAACTAATAATAAAATTCACCTTTAATTTAAAAAGCGCCCCTAATCAACTGAGATTGGGGCGTTTTTCTATTTTATCTGCTCATAAAATCCTCAACGGACTGATCGGCCTTGGTCTGATTACATAACGTACAAGCGCAAACGCAATTATCCGGAGTAG
It contains:
- a CDS encoding SDR family oxidoreductase; translation: MNPTYPYYGEQTICKEQPIAFPPQHQDRQPGLESLMNPRPISEDPEIAGSGKLKGKIALITGGDSGIGKAAAIAFAKEGADVAIAYLYEASDAEVTQRRIEELGQRCLRIEVDLRHKENCFKAVEHTLRTFGKLDILVNNHGVQYPQKSILDITEAQLYQTFQTNIFPFFYLTQAALPHLKKGAAIINTASITAYQGNKELIDYSSTKGAIVSFTRSLALSLVDSGIRVNSVAPGPVWTPLIPSSYSADEVSVFGTDTPFKRAAQPYELAGAYLYLAGPDSSYVTGTCIHVNGGDMVTS
- a CDS encoding DUF4269 domain-containing protein: MNDWRNIDYLNHGTPVQKEVYALLRKLNIMSLLADYNPVLVGTVPLGIQVKGSDLDIICEVHDSVMFTDIVSRYFGTMDDFTSVSRVVDGVPRTKINFMAGGWPIELFGQPRPTALQNGYLHMIIEAEILAQLDNDFRQQIITMKTNGWKTEPAFAQVLGLEGDPYEALLMLEKLPRSALYAFCHSIQARG
- a CDS encoding GNAT family N-acetyltransferase, whose translation is MISDDYEAAYQLWENTEGMGLSEADSRLEVARYLERNAGFSQICENEDGRIVGTALCGHDGRRGYMYHVAVSNDCRGMGIGRELVKRCLGNLHAAGIAKCHLMVIGTNEQGRGFWEGIDWQYRGGIMLYSQDIL
- the sdaAB gene encoding L-serine ammonia-lyase, iron-sulfur-dependent subunit beta; translated protein: MRFKDVFSIIGPAMVGPSSSHTAGAARIGRAARQVLGEVPRVAEVTFFGSFAATYQGHGTDRAIVGGLMDYATDDHRLPDSLELAAEAGMEVSFEQGTGLFPHPNTVKLHLIGQETGSELTLTGTSIGGGNIEIVDVDGFGVKLTGMYPTVLIHHMDYLGVLASVTEVMRNGQFNIGHMSLDRKNRSGAALTVLELDEAATPELIEALKALTAVKSVKLVNLNEGKQDEKGKESLT
- the sdaAA gene encoding L-serine ammonia-lyase, iron-sulfur-dependent, subunit alpha — encoded protein: MNFQTLSQLAVLCEERGLTIGALMLEEQSAESGRSSEQEFATMREYYGVMKEAVHRGMHEDTTSRSGLTGMDAQRVGAYNAADEPCLGGPAGQAMAYALAVSEVNASMGRIIATPTAGSCGIIPGVFLSCQERFGWDDDYMVSGLFAAGAIGYVIANNSFVSGAEGGCQAEVGSAIGMAAGALTELRGGTPAQAVHAVGLALKNTLGLICDPVGGLVEIPCIVRNGFGAVTALAAADMALAGVRSVIPSDEVIKVMLEVGSAMPEKHRETAGGGLAQTPTGRKIMQDLRKKK
- a CDS encoding YwbE family protein, with protein sequence MNGQVRADIRPGLEVDIVLKQDQPTGKLTHGTVKDILTNSPRHPHGIKVRLTSGQVGRVKNIVAN